The following proteins come from a genomic window of Dreissena polymorpha isolate Duluth1 chromosome 1, UMN_Dpol_1.0, whole genome shotgun sequence:
- the LOC127849968 gene encoding polyunsaturated fatty acid lipoxygenase ALOX15B-like, whose amino-acid sequence IFNNADTCVHQANTHLGYTHIVMEGFEVSINRNLSKAHPMFKIMAPHFMYLMTINYLALDILLGEGQFMNTVVSVGTEGAYELIRRYRTKWRLNVEGTLPADLKERGVDSTDVVPDYPFRDDSLLTYNAILQYVTDYVHLYYPSDKELSEDNETQNWRADLERPIHDGGLGILGVEGVDGRFTSREQPIQVVTSIIYTCSAGHAAANFKQYDEYAYPMNYPSMLCGKPPSDRGSRSEVDVIQTIQPRLNHYQVMTILKVLSDHSFGNQLVDFDQRYIYDPKAMHIVKKFRADLCKIHRKIQKRNMEREIPYDYMDPLVIPNSINILVL is encoded by the coding sequence atattCAACAATGCAGACACCTGCGTTCATCAAGCAAACACCCATCTTGGATACACGCACATCGTTATGGAGGGATTTGAAGTATCCATAAATCGAAATCTCTCCAAGGCACACCCGATGTTTAAAATAATGGCACCGCACTTCATGTATCTGATGACAATCAACTATCTTGCTTTAGATATCTTGCTCGGGGAAGGTCAATTTATGAACACAGTCGTTTCTGTGGGTACGGAAGGAGCCTACGAGTTGATCAGGCGTTACCGAACCAAATGGAGGCTCAACGTTGAAGGAACGCTCCCGGCGGACCTAAAAGAGCGAGGTGTAGACAGCACAGATGTAGTTCCTGACTATCCCTTTCGGGATGATTCGCTGCTGACGTACAACGCAATCCTACAATACGTAACAGACTACGTTCACCTCTACTATCCATCCGATAAGGAGTTGAGTGAAGATAATGAGACACAGAACTGGCGGGCAGACCTGGAGAGACCAATACATGATGGTGGCCTTGGTATTCTTGGTGTTGAAGGGGTCGACGGGAGATTTACATCACGTGAACAACCGATTCAAGTAGTCACGAGCATTATCTACACGTGTAGCGCGGGTCACGCGGCAGCGAACTTCAAGCAGTACGACGAATACGCATACCCTATGAATTACCCGTCAATGCTTTGCGGAAAGCCACCTAGCGACAGAGGAAGCCGTTCCGAGGTTGACGTCATACAAACCATTCAACCCCGCTTGAATCACTACCAAGTGATGACGATATTGAAAGTCCTAAGTGATCATTCATTCGGGAACCAACTGGTTGATTTCGACCAACGGTACATCTATGACCCGAAAGCGATGCATATTGTGAAGAAGTTTAGAGCCGATCTGTGTAAGATTCATAGAAAAATCCAAAAACGGAACATGGAAAGAGAAATCCCGTATGATTACATGGATCCACTTGTAATACCCAATTCTATCAATATTTTAGTACTTTGA
- the LOC127849077 gene encoding uncharacterized protein LOC127849077, with protein sequence MNIRGILILLLCPKSLFAEVDLYSRLALLEAAVLSLLKTDAQQTETIRLQEVKLQEQSEEIKELKRIIHGIQREESLTPVKPMTPKHDLLPQQQGIHNNYTGDQKSTRILLTQDIDRSARTTNGTIADNVQRTARQGMVANPVAFTAVKVINQDGIGVNQNIDFESVVLNDGGGYHANHGVFIALVSGYYLFTTSFLLSAVDIRVGLMHNGRVMAKVQCTNQWEQCAMTLVLKITEGDEVWLENKGSGSQSVYGGYYYSFSGVLLH encoded by the exons ATGAACATACGTGGCATCTTAATATTGCTATTGTGTCCTAAAAGCCTTTTTGCGGAGGTTGATCTCTATTCGCGTTTGGCGCTTTTAGAAGCCGCAGTGTTATCACTTTTAAAAACAG ATGCACAACAGACAGAGACTATCAGGCTTCAAGAGGTGAAGTTGCAAGAACAGTCAGAGGAAATAAAGGAACTGAAACGGATTATTCACGGCATTCAGAGAGAAGAAAGCTTAACGCCAGTGAAACCCATGACACCCAAACATGATTTATTGCCACAACAACAAGGAATTCACAACAATTATACCGGTGATCAGAAATCAACAAGGATATTGTTAACACAGGATATTGATAGATCTGCCAGGACAACTAATGGAA CTATTGCCGACAACGTTCAACGAACGGCACGCCAAGGTATGGTCGCAAATCCAGTTGCCTTTACTGCAGTAAAAGTTATCAATCAAGATGGAATCGGAGTTAATCAAAACATCGACTTTGAAAGTGTTGTTCTCAACGACGGAGGTGGCTACCACGCAAACCACGGCGTCTTCATTGCACTAGTCAGCGGATATTATTTGTTCACAACGTCGTTTCTGCTCTCGGCGGTAGACATTCGAGTTGGCTTGATGCACAATGGCCGAGTGATGGCAAAGGTCCAATGTACTAATCAGTGGGAGCAGTGTGCAATGACTCTTGTGCTCAAAATTACGGAGGGAGATGAGGTTTGGTTGGAAAATAAAGGCAGCGGATCCCAAAGCGTTTACGGCGGCTATTACTACTCTTTTTCTGGTGTCCTTCTTCATTAA